A window of Roseiflexus castenholzii DSM 13941 genomic DNA:
GCCAGCCCGTATAACACGCGCGTCAATCCGGGTTTGCCCCCCGGACCGATTGCCAGCCCCGGTCTTGCAGCGCTCCGCGCCGCTGCCCGTCCAGACGAGTCGGCGCCCTATCTCTACTTTGTTGCATCGTGCACAAACCCTGGCGCGCACAATTTTGCCGTCACCTTCGAGGAGTTTCAGCGCTTCGAGCGGGAGTATCTGACATGTCCATCGCGTTAACCGGCGTCATCGGCGATCCGGTGAGCCATAGCCTGTCGCCCTTTCTGCACCATGCCGCGTTCGAGCATCTGGGCATTGCGGCGCGCTACGAACGCTGGCAGACGAGCAGCGCAGCACTGCCGGCGCGTGTCGCTTCGTTGCGCGCGCCGCATGTCTTGGGCGCTAACGTAACACTGCCGCACAAGATTGCCGTGGTGCGGCTTCTTGATCGACTCGATCCTCTGGCAGCGCAGATCGGCGCGGTCAACACGATTGTGCGTCTCCCCGATGGACAACTCGAAGGGTGCAACACCGACGCGCCTGCCACCATTGCGACGCTCCGGGAGGATGCCGGTGTTGATCCGGCAGGCAGGCGCGTGGTGATCCTGGGAGCTAGCGGCGCTGCCCGTGCTGCGGCATTTGCGCTGATCGGCGCGCGAGCATCGATGCTGACCGTCATCAATCGCACTTTGGAGCGCGCTGAGGAATTGCTGGCGGATGTGCTCGCCAGCCGCGATGACGACCCGTATCTGCGCGCGCTGGCGCTCGATGACCCGGATGTTCCAGACGCGATTCGCGCAGCGGATGTGATTATCAATGCCACATCGCTCGGCTGGCATCGCGACGAAACCCCGCTGCCGGGCTATCTGATCCCGGCGACGGCGCTGGTGTTCGACATGGTGTATCAGCCGACACGCTTGCTGCGTGAGGCAGCGCAGGCTGGCGCATCGACGCTCGATGGGCGCGGCATGCTGGTGCGACAGGCGGCGTTGTCGTTCGAGCGCTGGACTGGTGCGCCTGCGCCGCTCGAC
This region includes:
- the aroE gene encoding shikimate dehydrogenase, coding for MSIALTGVIGDPVSHSLSPFLHHAAFEHLGIAARYERWQTSSAALPARVASLRAPHVLGANVTLPHKIAVVRLLDRLDPLAAQIGAVNTIVRLPDGQLEGCNTDAPATIATLREDAGVDPAGRRVVILGASGAARAAAFALIGARASMLTVINRTLERAEELLADVLASRDDDPYLRALALDDPDVPDAIRAADVIINATSLGWHRDETPLPGYLIPATALVFDMVYQPTRLLREAAQAGASTLDGRGMLVRQAALSFERWTGAPAPLDVMFAAFDQARSMAA